The following proteins come from a genomic window of Salinicoccus sp. RF5:
- a CDS encoding cytochrome P450, whose amino-acid sequence MVNEMPEDAGFDRTLSVLKEGYEFIMNRSESLNSDVFETRIMGERAICLTGSEAAELFYDDTRFRRRDAAPSRVEKTLFGEGGVQGLDGEQHRNRKAMMMSLMDNEAMEEIEMLVHHYWQQYFEEAGSLETIELYEAAKLVFLQVAAKWTGVPLEDSEAEERAVQISDLFESPAALGIQHWKGRRARSKVESWIEGLVEDVRNDQLEIDHGKALYTFSWHREEKGELLDKGTVAVEIINLLRPMTAVSVWVAMIGLAMHEFPEERNKLEGAGEERLEWFIQEVRRYYPFFPFAAARTDVDFEWQGYHFEEGTLTLLDLYGTNRHPTDWVHPGTFMPERFEGWQQTPFNFIPQGGGDYDFGHRCAGEFVTIVMMRATLGFLVNRMEYDVPEQDFNFEFNDIPAVPNDKVKINNFRFK is encoded by the coding sequence GTGGTAAATGAGATGCCTGAAGATGCGGGGTTTGATCGGACATTGAGTGTATTGAAGGAAGGATACGAATTCATCATGAACAGAAGTGAATCCTTGAATTCGGATGTGTTCGAGACACGGATCATGGGGGAGAGGGCAATCTGTCTGACTGGCAGTGAAGCAGCGGAACTGTTCTATGATGATACCCGCTTCAGAAGAAGGGATGCTGCGCCCTCCCGGGTCGAAAAAACACTGTTTGGAGAAGGTGGCGTGCAGGGCCTTGATGGAGAGCAGCATAGAAACAGGAAAGCCATGATGATGTCCCTGATGGACAATGAAGCGATGGAAGAGATAGAAATGCTGGTCCACCATTATTGGCAGCAATATTTTGAAGAGGCGGGCAGCCTGGAGACGATCGAACTCTATGAAGCGGCCAAGCTTGTATTTCTTCAGGTTGCAGCCAAATGGACGGGCGTTCCTCTGGAAGATTCGGAGGCGGAGGAGCGCGCTGTACAGATTTCAGATCTGTTCGAATCCCCTGCGGCTCTGGGTATTCAGCACTGGAAAGGCAGACGGGCACGGTCTAAGGTGGAGAGCTGGATTGAGGGGTTGGTGGAGGATGTCAGGAACGATCAGCTAGAAATCGACCATGGCAAGGCACTTTATACATTCAGCTGGCACAGGGAAGAAAAAGGGGAGCTGTTGGATAAAGGGACTGTAGCGGTGGAAATCATCAACCTTCTGAGACCGATGACTGCAGTCAGTGTATGGGTTGCGATGATTGGCCTTGCGATGCATGAGTTCCCGGAGGAGAGGAACAAGCTTGAAGGCGCCGGTGAGGAACGCTTGGAGTGGTTCATCCAGGAAGTACGCAGGTACTATCCATTCTTCCCCTTTGCGGCAGCACGGACAGATGTGGACTTTGAATGGCAGGGGTATCATTTCGAGGAAGGCACTCTGACGCTGCTCGATCTCTATGGTACAAACCGTCACCCGACGGATTGGGTGCATCCGGGGACATTCATGCCGGAACGGTTTGAGGGCTGGCAGCAGACACCATTCAATTTCATTCCGCAAGGTGGAGGAGATTACGATTTCGGGCACCGATGTGCCGGTGAGTTCGTAACGATCGTCATGATGCGTGCAACGCTCGGTTTCCTCGTCAATAGAATGGAATATGATGTGCCGGAACAGGATTTCAATTTTGAATTCAATGATATTCCGGCAGTACCGAATGATAAGGTAAAAATAAACAATTTCAGATTCAAATGA
- a CDS encoding metal-sensing transcriptional repressor, protein MGEHLHEHAVVPRTDEEKDKVMNRLKRIEGQVRGIQKMVDEDRYCVDILVQISAIQSALKNVGYTVTERHMKHCVTDAINKGEGEDSIEELMAVLKQFSK, encoded by the coding sequence ATGGGAGAACATCTCCACGAACATGCTGTAGTGCCACGTACGGATGAAGAGAAGGACAAGGTGATGAACCGGCTGAAGCGCATTGAAGGACAGGTGCGCGGTATACAGAAGATGGTGGATGAAGACCGCTATTGTGTAGATATCCTCGTTCAGATCAGTGCAATACAGTCGGCATTGAAGAATGTCGGCTATACAGTGACGGAGCGTCACATGAAACATTGTGTTACAGACGCCATCAACAAGGGCGAAGGCGAAGATTCCATCGAAGAGCTGATGGCGGTCCTCAAACAGTTTTCCAAATAG